In one Watersipora subatra chromosome 6, tzWatSuba1.1, whole genome shotgun sequence genomic region, the following are encoded:
- the LOC137398375 gene encoding octapeptide-repeat protein T2-like, giving the protein MREQVEEEEREKKRETERERKREREKKGEGEEREREQERNWERERERDRERGRGRGRNRGKGVRSEREGEGNGEREGEGVRVREGPKAGEGSGAGDGEKERERERKREKERENSERGVERGRVREREMEREREKERERERGKGRRRGRERERETERETERERERERKREREREREGEGEREAERERERKRENGRNRGKE; this is encoded by the exons ATGAGAGAACAAGTGGAAGAGGAGGAGAGGGAGAAGAAGAGGGAGAcagagagggagaggaagaggGAGAGGGAAAAAAAAGGAGAGGGAGAAGAGAGGGAAAGGGAGCAGGAAAGGAATTGGGAgcgggagagggagagagatagagagagagggagaggaagaggGAGAAATAGAGGGAAAGGAGTGAGA agtgagagagagggagaaggaaatggagaaagagagggagagggagtgagagtgagagagggacCGAAAGCTGGAGAGGGATCGGGAGCGGGAGacggagagaaagagagggaaagggagaggaagagggagaaagagagggagaacAGTGAGAGAGgggtagagagaggtagagtgaGGGAGAGGGAAATGGAAAGGgagagggaaaaagagagagaaagggagagggggAAAGGGAGaaggagaggaagagagagggagagggagacgGAAAGGGAGacggagagggagagggaaagggagagaaagagagagagagagagagagagggagggagagggggaaaggGAGGcggaaagggagagagagaggaagagggagaATGGGAGAAACAGAGGGAAAGAgtga